Proteins encoded by one window of Lasioglossum baleicum chromosome 4, iyLasBale1, whole genome shotgun sequence:
- the Root gene encoding ciliary rootlet coiled-coil, rootletin isoform X1 has protein sequence MSRSLSKGIPQLSTRGQMERRRPPFLRGPSKTKETDKNTSSKMDSSRSTASGMGEHKDDDDLSPDALVRQNFELRHRLEEEAANYKRRLDTYRQAQQHQAALVSRLQAKVLQYKQRCSELENQVAETSAYDSNKLSSSIPVLPTPLDAAHQTLRDMREEQIHDLDTALKKLADERKRCEKLLQLNTTLKDQLEESHQTNEALTNDLQKLSNDWDILREELAIKEDEWREEEQAFNDYYTSEHNRLLNLWRDVVSVKRLFAEIKSSTERDLSKMKNNINSTFNDVSSACSNIGFAMKMQAAVQPMISQQVHHAQEQVASDLKIELSSLKQQYDVVQHENRMKEERINQLIRDVHTLEERCVEAETEMQRNVRAQDDVEILQSALRDIAHAVIQDAEAREIESTQGPPHLHLTPSVPIPQKSPKRGTRSNTIPAFAESTISAVQAALHKYQLTIHELQVKLQSNKEQLVATRKQCENAEETMKILEKRVQELISELDAARSKCSQLNQEKDMLQKGLDTVRVEKNALDKSRVEINSMMENLNNDYEKMQKANNKLQKLCDSLEDEKLYLQSELNRVSKEAELREINLRSEEDRCSKMREELLTLREELNKAYLSKDMLEQQKLETDGLISHIEKNKGDLELELERVILEKSDVQEVLMKLESVCSNHEQERHRLQEELKKVTDEKAKLANQCTDQQGDLGSLRKELLQAEQIRLDLESEKATLNEKVKFLEIEKEKTEIELAQVTRERGDLSNQLSVLARKKETLNEELMRLRQRLEQANEMNGRINRNLEDLIKDNEEKQVLLETNEKEVQRLQEQLASMRSEKETLEGVLFDTQTNLESMHMKKTQLEKEQKELLVNKESLKGQVERLMKDLENSEKRAKEMKQSMTQQSGDQEAEFHHIISNLKKHSEDNIKKLNEEKEQVKISLEKRLQQSMLQLSGEKNNEINQLQQRIDEMQQQMENLCQQHEEVLLRAENDKQQALLMAHHDQQALMEKLEGVLREMEEEKNNVERIKREAASRAEQERNNTKQLRDELNRLKTKLDETKLKSDEERIKLDLKIEELWKERESAQRESEELQVQLHLTEDRVDSLQNQLHETVRKLKDVETLNESLRKELVDVRRQLADSTYEKEKYHNSNKELREHVKRIESEKREQSRTLEESYQKIAALEDMKVTIDAERSRLQAQLRDMERETSQLQKQLRFTQDELQKSHDSNAQAQSDEKELQARLANETEERERLQLQLHQVKKQLIDVDNSLEATRQELGRLRSRADEEDERWRTREQELLVRLEDCRCRERKLEDQKHNLEVCLADASQQIQELKARLGGSEGRVRALDAQLSQLEIAKKEADQKLSSVGSTLRRIIGIPMDGSVNMPFKLMSPSRRWSPARADVSAQEHTDSGRDAIFDVDPEAVRKGVRSFMQQVAQIERERDDYKTELSNLKKQLTETQEIQNKSDSQINTLLANIRMLQDEKNSLEMKLSQRQGSYDIQLNALQQKTEECEQLREKLANLELIINSGTEEKIQCEDKLEKMKQALSRVENEKRSLQEELNRSESRATKLELQRMSLEGDLQRLQMMFQEKEANIHKLQERSETQNRAMASLEERCASLKSTIEQLNITLEKASNTESELKSEINSLQRNVLELTTTLQTSNEKTKQLQKQLTNTENERRILTERVESLQQTLSELKRTNQSLTDQINRMQNELANNEVQRCTLESQLRIASFPQEETTNKDEELMRQLQAAQRERSEMRGKLDALSDKVKMLEADKRNLERQVSFAKSSNVRSKSYERPEKAHTELLGTGFDVDHYEQENRELRLKVRRLETQLAEKEAELIRMKSSYVHTHSMYDYSRDRSGEVERLRAAQLQAEKLLEAREQSHRQQVLRLENQIQLLREQLNQEIKRRQLYVLRSSRAGREMQQLRQALGDSLRTVAQDPSLDAVLLEHEARKLDSTLTSTTSLPPSLALPPPSSYDRSSTPAQLK, from the exons TCATTGTCCAAAGGCATTCCCCAGCTCTCGACGAGAGGACAGATGGAAAGGCGGCGGCCACCGTTTCTTAGAGGGCCTAGTAAGACGAAAGAG ACGGACAAGAACACAAGCAGTAAAATGGATTCGTCACGGAGTACTGCCAGTGGTATGGGGGAACACAAGGACGATGACGATCTATCGCCAGATGCACTGGTCAGACAAAATTTTGAACTGCGTCATCGTCTCGAAGAAGAGGCTGCCAATTACAAGAGACGGCTGGACACATATAGACAAGCACAACAGCATCAGGCGGCTCTTGTTTCCCGTTTACAAGCCAAA GTTTTACAATACAAACAAAGATGTTCAGAGCTGGAGAACCAGGTGGCAGAGACCAGCGCATATGATTCTAATAAACTGTCCAGTTCTATACCAGTGTTGCCCACTCCACTAGACGCAGCGCATCAAACATTAAGGGACATGCGCGAAGAACAGATTCATGATTTAGACACAGCCTTAAAAAAGCTTGCAGACGAACGCAAAAG GTGTGAAAAATTGTTGCAACTCAACACAACGCTCAAGGACCAACTAGAAGAATCGCATCAGACAAACGAGGCACTAACCAacgatctacaaaaattgaGCAACGATTGGGACATACTAAGAGAAGAATTAGCGATCAAAGAAGATGAATGGAGAGAAGAAGAGCAGGCGTTCAATGATTATTATACTTCAGAGCACAATAGATTGTTAAACCTCTGGCGCGATGTGGTCTCCGTGAAACGATTATTCGCAGAGATAAAATCTAGTACGGAAAGAGATCtgtcgaaaatgaagaataatattaattctacCTTTAACGACGTTTCATCGGCTTGCAGCAACATAGGCTTTGCTATGAAGATGCAAGCAGCTGTGCAACCAATG ATATCGCAGCAAGTTCACCATGCGCAGGAACAGGTAGCGTCAGACTTGAAGATTGAGTTGTCATCGCTGAAGCAACAGTATGACGTTGTTCAACATGAGAACCGCATGAAGGAAGAGAGAATCAACCAGCTTATTCGTGATGTTCACACTTTG GAGGAGAGATGCGTGGAGGCAGAAACGGAAATGCAACGTAACGTGCGTGCCCAGGACGACGTTGAGATCCTGCAATCCGCGTTGAGAGACATAGCGCACGCGGTGATCCAGGATGCAGAAGCTCGCGAGATCGAGAGCACCCAAGGACCCCCTCATCTGCATTTAACACCCAGCGTCCCGATCCCCCAGAAATCACCGAAAAGAGGTACAAGAAGCAACACCATCCCAGCGTTTGCTGAAAGTACGATCAGTGCTGTGCAAGCAGCGCTGCATAAATATCAGTTGACTATACACGAGCTTCAG GTGAAACTGCAAAGCAATAAAGAACAGTTGGTGGCGACCCGGAAACAATGCGAGAACGCGGAAGAAACTATGAAAATCTTGGAGAAACGTGTGCAGGAATTAATCTCCGAACTGGATGCGGCTCGATCGAAGTGTTCGCAGCTGAATCAAGAGAAGGACATGTTGCAAAAAGGTCTAGACACTGTGAGAGTGGAAAAGAATGCGCTAGACAAGAGTAGAGTCGAAATTAACAGCATG ATGGAGAATTTGAACAACGATTACGAAAAGATGCAGAAGgccaacaataaattacagaagcTCTGCGATAGTCTTGAGGATGAGAAACTGTATCTGCAGAGCGAATTGAACAGAGTTTCCAAAGAAGCGGAGTTAAG GGAGATTAATCTCCGTTCAGAAGAAGATAGATGCAGTAAAATGAGAGAGGAGTTGTTGACTCTGCGGGAGGAGTTAAACAAAGCCTATTTAAGCAAAGACATGTTGGAACAGCAGAAATTAGAGACCGATGGTTTGATTTCTCACATCGAGAAGAACAAAG GCGACTTGGAACTGGAGTTAGAACGCGTGATATTGGAAAAGTCGGACGTCCAAGAAGTCCTGATGAAGTTGGAATCGGTTTGCAGTAATCACGAGCAGGAGAGACATCGGCTGCAAGAGGAGCTGAAGAAG GTGACAGACGAGAAGGCGAAATTGGCGAATCAGTGTACGGATCAGCAAGGTGATTTAGGCTCCCTGAGGAAGGAGCTGCTGCAAGCGGAGCAAATCAGGCTGGATTTGGAATCGGAGAAGGCTACGTTGAACGAGAaagtgaaatttttggagatcgAGAAGGAGAAGACCGAAATAGAATTGGCGCAGGTCACGCGAGAACGTGGAGACCTGAGCAATCAATTATCGGTTCTAGCGAGGAAGAAGGAGACCTTGAACGAGGAGCTGATGAGACTCAGACAAAGATTGGAGCAAGCAAACGAGATGAATGGGAGGATCAACCGGAACTTGGAAGATCTGATAAAGGACAACGAGGAGAAACAG GTGCTTCTGGAGACCAACGAAAAAGAAGTGCAGCGATTGCAAGAgcagcttgcatcgatgcgcaGCGAGAAGGAAACCTTGGAGGGTGTCCTGTTCGATACGCAAACTAACCTAGAGAGTATGCACATGAAAAAGACGCAGCTGGAGAAGGAGCAAAAAGAACTGTTAGTTAACAAAGAAAGTCTAAAGGGACAAGTAGAAAGACTGATGAAGGATTTGGAAAACAGCGAGAAACGGGCCAAGGAAATGAAGCAGAGTATGACGCAGCAAAGCGGCGACCAAGAGGCTGAATTCCATCATATTATCTCCAACTTGAAGAAACACAGCGAGGATAATATTAAGAAGCTGAACGAGGAGAAA GAACAGGTCAAGATAAGTCTGGAGAAGCGACTTCAGCAGTCGATGTTACAACTAAGCGGTGAGAAGAACAACGAGATCAACCAATTGCAGCAGAGAATAGACGAGATGCAGCAACAGATGGAGAACTTGTGTCAGCAGCACGAGGAGGTTCTTCTTAGAGCGGAGAATGACAAACAGCAGGCTCTTTTGATGG CTCATCACGATCAACAAGCGCTGATGGAGAAGCTCGAGGGTGTTCTGCGAGAAATGGAAGAAGAGAAGAACAACGTGGAGAGGATAAAGAGGGAGGCCGCGTCGCGTGCCGAACAGGAGCGCAACAATACGAAACAATTGCGCGACGAGTTGAATCGTTTGAAGACGAAGTTGGACGAGACTAAGTTGAAATCCGACGAAGAGAGGATAAAGCTTGATCTGAAGATAGAAGAGCTGTGGAAGGAACGGGAATCGGCGCAGAGAGAGTCTGAAGAACTGCAAGTTCAATTGCACCTGACTGAGGATAGGGTGGACAGTCTGCAAAATCAGCTGCACGAGACTGTTCGAAAACTCAAAGATG TTGAGACTCTGAACGAAAGCCTGCGCAAAGAGCTAGTGGATGTCAGAAGGCAATTAGCAGACTCCACGTATGAGAAggaaaagtaccataacagcaATAAAGAACTGCGGGAGCACGTTAAACGCATTGAAAGTGAAAAGAGAGAACAGAGTAGGACGTTGGAAGAGTCGTATCAGAAGATTGCAG CTCTGGAGGACATGAAAGTAACCATAGACGCAGAAAGATCGCGTCTTCAGGCGCAGCTACGGGACATGGAACGAGAGACTTCGCAGCTGCAGAAACAATTACGGTTTACACAGGACGAGTTGCAAAAGTCTCACGATAGCAACGCGCAAGCACAGAGCGATGAGAAAGAGCTGCAAGCTCGACTGGCGAATGAGACAGAGGAGAGAGAACGGCTGCAGTTGCAACTGCATCAAGTAAAAAAACAG TTGATAGATGTGGATAACAGTTTAGAAGCCACCAGACAAGAGCTTGGAAGACTGCGTTCGCGTGCTGACGAGGAAGATGAAAGATGGCGGACGAGGGAGCAAGAGTTGCTGGTTAGACTGGAGGACTGTCGATGTAGGGAGAGAAAACTCGAAGATCAGAAACATAATTTGGAAGTTTGCTTGGCTGATGCTTCCCAACAAATTCAGGAACTGAAG GCGCGTCTCGGAGGATCTGAAGGACGAGTCAGAGCCCTGGATGCTCAGTTGTCTCAGCTAGAAATCGCGAAGAAGGAAGCAGATCAGAAATTGAGTAGCGTGGGTTCTACCTTGCGACGTATCATTGGTATTCCGATGGACGGAAGCGTGAACATGCCGTTCAAATTGATGAGTCCTTCGAGAAGATGGAGTCCTGCAAGAG CTGATGTTTCAGCTCAAGAGCACACTGACTCCGGCAGAGACGCGATATTCGATGTCGATCCTGAAGCAGTTAGGAAGGGCGTGCGGTCCTTCATGCAACAAGTGGCGCAAATCGAACGCGAAAGG GATGACTACAAAACGGAGCTGAGCAACTTGAAGAAACAGCTGACAGAAACTCAAGAGATCCAGAACAAGTCAGACTCCCAAATAAACACGCTACTGGCCAACATCAGAATGCTGCAAGACGAGAAGAACTCATTGGAAATGAAGCTGTCTCAGAGGCAAGGCAGTTACGACATACAG TTGAACGCTTTGCAACAAAAGACAGAGGAATGCGAGCAGCTGCGCGAGAAGCTGGCGAACCTCGAGCTAATAATCAACAGTGGCACAGAAGAAAAGATACAGTGCGAG GACAAGCTGGAGAAAATGAAGCAAGCTCTCAGTCGAGTGGAAAACGAGAAGCGCAGTTTGCAAGAGGAGCTAAACAGGAGCGAGTCTCGAGCTACCAAATTGGAATTACAGAGAATGTCATTGGAGGGTGATCTCCAGAGACTGCAGATGATGTTCCAAGAGAAGGAAGCAAATATTCAT AAGCTGCAAGAAAGAAGCGAGACTCAGAACAGAGCCATGGCAAGCTTAGAGGAACGCTGTGCTTCGTTGAAATCAACAATAGAACAGTTAAACATAACTTTAGAGAAAGCGTCCAACACGGAAAGCGAGTTGAAGAGTGAAATTAATTCTCTGCAGCGCAACGTTCTAGAATTGACGACGACTTTGCAGACGTCCAATGAGAAAACCAAACAG TTGCAAAAACAACTGACCAACACCGAAAACGAGCGAAGAATTTTGACGGAGCGCGTGGAGTCCTTGCAGCAGACACTGAGCGAGCTGAAACGAACGAACCAGTCGCTAACGGATCAAATAAATCGAATGCAGAATGAGCTGGCTAACAACGAGGTGCAACGTTGCACCTTAGAGTCGCAGTTGAGGATAGCCAGTTTTCCGCAGGAGGAAACAACGAACAAAGATGAGGAGCTGATGCGTCAGTTGCAGGCTGCGCAAAGAGAAAGGAGCGAAATGAGAGGAAAGCTGGATGCGCTTAGCGACAAG GTGAAGATGTTAGAAGCTGATAAGCGTAATTTAGAACGCCAAGTGTCATTTGCTAAGTCGAGCAACGTTCGCAGCAAGAGTTACGAGAGGCCAGAGAAAGCGCACACGGAGCTGTTGGGTACCGGTTTCGACGTGGACCATTACGAACAAGAGAACAGGGAATTGAGATTGAAAGTCCGCAGATTGGAGACTCAGCTGGCGGAGAAGGAAGCAGAACTGATAAGAATGAAGTCTAGCTATGTTCATACTCATTCGATGTACGATTATAGTCGGGATAGATCGGGAGAAGTCGAGAGACTCAGGGCTGCACAGCTGCAGGCGGAGAAATTGTTGGAAGCAAGGGAGCAGAGTCATCGTCAGCAAGTGCTGCGTCTGGAAAATCAG ATTCAATTACTGCGGGAACAACTGAATCAAGAGATAAAACGCAGACAATTGTATGTGCTGAGAAGTTCAAGGGCTGGCAGGGAGATGCAACAATTGAGACAAGCTTTAGGCGATTCATTGAGAACAGTGGCTCAAGACCCGTCGCTGGACGCAGTGTTATTGGAACACGAAGCCCGTAAGCTCGACTCGACCTTGACGAGTACCACGAGCTTACCGCCGTCTTTGGCTTTACCACCACCATCGTCGTACGACAGATCTTCCACGCCGGCACAGCTTAAATAA